One window of Chionomys nivalis chromosome 18, mChiNiv1.1, whole genome shotgun sequence genomic DNA carries:
- the Them5 gene encoding acyl-coenzyme A thioesterase THEM5, translating to MMRRGFQRVARFAHHKALPRTHLLPRLHQASAFGSSTDSLVARFCPEKTDFKDYALPNSSWCPDMLSLYQEFLEKTKSGGWIKIPSFKSNREHIQGLKLPLGLVTDSDKQDWRIFTRCILLEGQGYEYVIFFHPSEKKSVCLFQPGPYLEGPPGFAHGGSLAAMMDETFSKTAYLSGEGLFTLSLNIRFKNLIPVGSLAVLDIQVEKIEDQKLYMSCIAQSRDKQTVYAKSSGVFLQLQLEENPPQQQ from the exons ATGATGAGGAGAGGCTTCCAGAGGGTGGCAAGATTTGCCCACCACAAAGCTCTCCCGAGAACCCATCTCCTGCCCAGACTCCACCAGGCCTCAGCATTCGGATCATCCACAGACTCCCTG GTTGCAAGATTCTGTCCAGAGAAAACAGATTTCAAGGATTATGCCCTTCCCAACTCCAGCTGGTGTCCGGATATGCTGAGCCTGTACCAAGAATTCCTGGAGAAAACCAAGTCAGGCGGGTGGATTAAAATACCCTCCTTCAAGTCCAACAGAGAACACATCCAAGGGCTTAAGCTCCCATTAGGGCTGGTAACTGACTCAG acAAACAGGACTGGCGCATCTTTACCAGATGCATCCTGCTGGAAGGACAAGGCTATGAATACGTCATCTTTTTCCACCCATCTGAGAAGAAGTCAGTCTGTCTCTTCCAGCCAGGCCCCTACCTGGAGGGGCCACCAGG GTTTGCCCATGGAGGGTCACTGGCAGCCATGATGGATGAGACATTTTCTAAAACTGCCTATCTGTCTGGAGAAGGACTATTCACACTAAGTCTCAATATCAGGTTTAAAAA CTTGATCCCCGTGggctctctggctgtcctggacatTCAAGTAGAAAAGATTGAAGACCAGAAGCTATACATGTCCTGCATCGCCcagagcagagacaagcagacagTCTATGCCAAGTCCTCTG GTGTTTTCCTTCAGCTGCAGCTGGAGGAAAACCCACCCCAGCAGCAATGA